AGAAAAACTGGAAGAAATCTATTTCGGACAAACTGGTCACAGTGCTGATAAAGATACGATTGTCTATTGCCGGATCGGCGAGAGATCAAGTCACACCTGGTTTGTTATGAAATACTTACTTGGTGTGAAGCATATAAGGAATTACGATGGCTCATGGACTGAGTGGGGTAATCTGGTGCGTGCTCCTATCGTAACCGGCCCTAATCCCTAGCTTTTGGTGACACGGCAGTTCCTTTGTTTCCATGGATCACGGGCGGTGTGCATTAGGGCGATTTTCTGTGTTTCGTCAGAGAGTAAGGCTGATCTAAAATGACGTCGGCTCTGGAAAAAATACGTGATGACTTTATTGCTATTCCGGAAGGCGAGAGACTGAATCTGCTCCTATATTTTTCTGACTCGCTGCCGCCTTTGCCTGATCATGCCTCATCCCTTGTGAACAGGGAAGTTCCAGAGTGCCAGTCACCTCTATCGTTTTTACTTGAAGTCAAAGAGAATAGGGTCTATATCTGGGCATATGCACCAAAGGAAGCACCCACAACACGTGGTTTTGCATCGATTGTTGTTCAGGGTATATACGGTGAGACAGTAGAAAACGCTCTGGGTGTACCTTCTGATTTTCCCTTGACTTTGGGGCTTACAAGGCTTGTCAGTCCTCTCAGGCTAAGAGGGATGTCAGCTTTTATAGCCCGCGTAAAGGCAATGCTTTGAGCAAAGCTATTCAGGATTTTATTTCTGAAAAATATAAATTCCCGAAAGATGACTGGATATGTGCAAATTACATACAGTCCTTTAGTGGAAATTTAAATTCCGATAACTGCACCTCTGATAGTCTAAGCAATCCGCGAGATAGAATGATTTTGCACACCATACGAGAGGCTAATGACGCGGTGTTTGTCGGGGCACGCACTGCAAGAGTTGAAAATATATCGGTAAAAAATAAGCCTCTTATAGTACTAACAAATAGCGGTAACCTCGGTGGGATTTCGGCGAATAGAAATACAATCGTCATCGCGCCAAAAACAACAGAAACGCAAATAAGACACACCATTGGTGCAAGCGTAAATGTAATCTGGCTTGATAATTTTGGGGATATTACACGTTATTCGCAGACAATGGGGGTACTAATAGCCAAAGCTGTCAAAAGCCTTGGGTTCAAACGGATTGTGTGTGAGGGCGGACTGACCCTAATAAGAATGCTGCTGTCTGCTGGTGCTATAGATGAACTGTGCATAAGTATTGTTGATAAAAACAGCACTGGACCCCGAATAGATACAGATACGCTCTGCACACCGAAGCTTACACAGGTTTTAGTCGATCAAGAATTTTATAAAAAGCAAAGAATAAAAAGTGTTTACACAAGATGGGTTTTGCAAAACCGGCGAGGCAGAGACGAAGAATAGGGATAGGCCTCATAAACTCTTGGTTGTGTCATTTTGTATGTCGTATGATTTTCAAAAAATAGAGCGAGAGTTGCGTACTGCAACCTATCGATCTGGGATGCATGTCTGGGAAATATCCCCCTCGCCCGCAAAGGCAACTCACTCGATTGCATTTGGAGCGAATGTTTCTGAGGAAACTGAGGGAAAGATTCTTGCAAGCGGCAATTTTGTTGTTCTAAACGAAGATCAATACATGGAGCGCTGGCAAGGGAAAATAAGATTTATCTGCTTTTTACAAGCTCCGCTTGAAAATGACATGGGACATGATCCGTTCCTTGAGGAAATAGCATGGCAATGGACAACCGATGCCTTGGATAGTGCCGGTGCACGGTATAAATCACTTTCAGGAGTGGTTAGCAGATGCACCGCAAGATATTTCGGGGATATTAGAGATATGGGTTCCAAATCCGGCATTGAGCTGAGGGTTAGCTGGACTCCGGTAACAACAGACATTTTGCCACATGCGCACGCATTTTCCAGTGCCCTAGAGAATCTCGCAGGCCTTATGCCAATTGAAAAACTGTCTTTGTAGCGTTCTGATTTCGAAAACAAATTTGCACTCTCTGATTGAAACTAACAGGCAGTATGAAGAAGCATTAGAAGGCTTGAGGAGTGGTTTTGGACCCTTTGCAATTGATACCGAAA
The sequence above is a segment of the Tropheryma whipplei str. Twist genome. Coding sequences within it:
- a CDS encoding dihydrofolate reductase family protein; protein product: MSKAIQDFISEKYKFPKDDWICANYIQSFSGNLNSDNCTSDSLSNPRDRMILHTIREANDAVFVGARTARVENISVKNKPLIVLTNSGNLGGISANRNTIVIAPKTTETQIRHTIGASVNVIWLDNFGDITRYSQTMGVLIAKAVKSLGFKRIVCEGGLTLIRMLLSAGAIDELCISIVDKNSTGPRIDTDTLCTPKLTQVLVDQEFYKKQRIKSVYTRWVLQNRRGRDEE
- a CDS encoding SufE family protein; the encoded protein is MTSALEKIRDDFIAIPEGERLNLLLYFSDSLPPLPDHASSLVNREVPECQSPLSFLLEVKENRVYIWAYAPKEAPTTRGFASIVVQGIYGETVENALGVPSDFPLTLGLTRLVSPLRLRGMSAFIARVKAML
- a CDS encoding DUF3000 domain-containing protein, translated to MSYDFQKIERELRTATYRSGMHVWEISPSPAKATHSIAFGANVSEETEGKILASGNFVVLNEDQYMERWQGKIRFICFLQAPLENDMGHDPFLEEIAWQWTTDALDSAGARYKSLSGVVSRCTARYFGDIRDMGSKSGIELRVSWTPVTTDILPHAHAFSSALENLAGLMPIEKLSL